Proteins from a single region of Hypomesus transpacificus isolate Combined female chromosome 9, fHypTra1, whole genome shotgun sequence:
- the stat2 gene encoding signal transducer and activator of transcription 2 isoform X2: MALWAKLNKLDSAYRKQVDDLYDGDNLPMDLRHYLASWIETQDWETASQDYDRAMVLFQVLMEELDIQHSRFVQEDDFLQQHNIRRHKHHFQRYQEHPCNLANVILWFMAKEKEILDNAELAEQVSQIQVHQNPMEIDSQRNVQRKVDILRNKVECMDHTVKCLEEQQDEFDFKFQTHAMEASTAEADKKMLQNLLNRLDFSRKNMLAGLGELLDVAKDVLDVLVNDELQGWQLRQQRACIGAPDDTSLEQLEKWFTAETTCLFQVRKFLKKLDELMGKMTYLNDPLIAQKPLLQTRVDDLLTSLIKSSFVVETQPSMPQGKGPLVLRTNVQFSVKTRILVKIPEMNHAMKVTVSMDKEAPQVKGYRRFNVLGTCSKALNMAESMNGGMVADFRHLTLKEQKSGGGGKGITDLSLSVTEEMHMIYFDTVFDLADFSVSLETWSLPVVIISNSSQQQSAWASVLWFNMLSENVKNVLFFANCPVAPWSNFGEMLSWQFLSATKRGLNSSQLDMLAQKLFGKQESYEACKISWAKFSKENVPDTIFTFWVWFDGILGMVKNHLENIWKDGSIMGFVSKGKEKSLLKKKQRGTFLLRFSESIKDGGITFSWVDYSPTGEPTVHSVQPFTKVDLNQIPFHEIIRNFQIQIPENVPESPLLYLYPNTPKDKAFEKYYTVKSGADSPYIKYIKTRLVFVSRENTLGPMSPASSDMANGEGFEPVSVPALDPLLCSWIDCNSTQIEENVDMEFNEIFIDPTLFLTT; this comes from the exons ATGGCACTGTGGGCGAAGCTCAATAAGCTGGACTCTGCCTACCGTAAGCAAGTAGATGACCTGTATGATGGAGACAACCTTCCCATGGACCTACGACATTACCTGGCTTCCTGGATAGAGACCCAGGATTG GGAGACTGCATCCCAAGATTATGACAGAGCCATGGTGTTGTTCCAGGTACTGATGGAAGAACTGGATATTCAGCACAGTCGCTTTGTCCAGGAAGACGACTTCTTACAGCAGCATAACATCAGACGCCATAAACACCACTTCCAG CGATATCAGGAACATCCATGCAATCTGGCCAATGTCATTCTCTGGTTCATGGCCAAGGAGAAAGAGATTCTGGATAATGCTGAGCTGGCAGAGCAG GTGAGCCAGATCCAGGTCCACCAGAACCCTATGGAGATTGACAGCCAAAGGAATGTGCAGCGTAAGGTGGACATACTCAGAAATAAAGTAGAG TGCATGGACCACACAGTGAAATGTCTGGAAGAACAGCAAGATGAATTTGATTTCAAATTCCAGACTCACGCAATGGAAg CTAGTACAGCTGAGGCGGATAAGAAGATGCTGCAGAATCTTCTTAACAGGCTGGATTTCTCAAGAAAG aACATGTTGGCAGGCCTGGGGGAGCTGTTGGATGTTGCTAAGGATGTTCTTGATGTCCTGGTGAACGATGAGCTGCAGGGGTGGCAGTTAAGGCAGCAGAGGGCCTGCATAGGAGCCCCAGACGACACCAGCCTAGAGCAGCTGGAAAAATG GTTCACGGCAGAGACGACCTGTCTATTCCAAGTACGAAAGTTCCTCAAGAAGCTGGATGAGTTGATGGGGAAGATGACTTACCTGAACGACCCTTTGATTGCTCAGAAACCTTTGTTGCAGACTAGAGTGGATGACCTGCTCACATCTCTCATCAAAAG TTCTTTTGTGGTGGAGACTCAGCCGTCAATGCCGCAGGGTAAAGGCCCCTTGGTTCTGCGCACTAATGTCCAGTTCTCTGTCAAGACCAG AATTCTTGTCAAGATTCCTGAGATGAACCATGCCATGAAGGTGACAGTGTCCATGGACAA GGAGGCCCCTCAGGTTAAAGG CTATAGACGATTTAATGTTCTGGGGACCTGCAGTAAAGCCTTGAACATGGCTGAAAGCATGAATGGGGGCATGGTGGCAGACTTCAGACATCTG actCTTAAGGAGCAGAAGTCAGGTGGAGGAGGCAAGGGTATTACTGAT TTGTCTCTCAGTGTTACAGAGGAGATGCATATGATCTACTTTGACACTGTGTTTGACCTGGCAGACTTTTCTGTGTCTCTGGAG acctggtctctccctgtggTCATCATCTCCAACTCCAGCCAGCAGCAGAGCGCCTgggcctctgtcctctggttcaATATGTTGAGTGAAAACGTAAAG AATGTCCTGTTTTTTGCAAATTGTCCTGTTGCCCCTTGGTCTAACTTTGGCGAAATGTTGAGCTGGCAGTTCCTGTCTGCTACCAAACGAGGCCTAAACTCTTCTCAGCTGGACATGCTTGCACAAAAACTTTTTG GAAAACAGGAAAGTTATGAAGCATGCAAAATCTCATGGGCCAAGTTTAGCAAG GAGAATGTTCCTGACACAATCTTCACATTCTGGGTGTGGTTTGATGGAATCCTGGGAATGGTGAAGAACCACCTGGAGAACATTTGGAAAGACGG CTCCATTATGGGTTTTGTGAGTAAAGGCAAAGAGAAGTCCCTGCTGAAGAAGAAACAGAGAGGCACATTCCTTCTGCGCTTCAGTGAGAGCATCAAAGATGGAGGCATCACCTTCTCCTGGGTGGACTACTCCCCTACTG GGGAGCCAACTGTCCACTCAGTGCAGCCCTTCACCAAGGTTGACCTCAACCAGATTCCCTTCCATGAGATCATCAGGAACTTCCAGATCCAGATACCTGAGAATGTTCCAGAAAGTCCTTTACTCTACCTCTACCCAAACACCCCCAAAGACAAGGCATTCGAGAAATATTACACAGTGAAGAGTGGAG CTGACAGTCCATACATAAAGTACATCAAAACCAGACTGGTTTTCGTCTCAAGGGA GAATACACTGGGCCCTATGTCGCCGGCCAGTTCAGACATGGCAAATGGTGAAGGCTTTGAACCAGTGTCCG TCCCCGCTTTGGACCCCCTCTTATGCTCCTGGATTGACTGTAATTCCACACAAATCGAGGAAAATGTGGATATGGAATTCAACGAGATCTTCATTGACCCCACTTTGTTTCTAACTACCTGA
- the stat2 gene encoding signal transducer and activator of transcription 2 isoform X1, with translation MALWAKLNKLDSAYRKQVDDLYDGDNLPMDLRHYLASWIETQDWETASQDYDRAMVLFQVLMEELDIQHSRFVQEDDFLQQHNIRRHKHHFQRYQEHPCNLANVILWFMAKEKEILDNAELAEQVSQIQVHQNPMEIDSQRNVQRKVDILRNKVECMDHTVKCLEEQQDEFDFKFQTHAMEGQLSHTSMVKNTWTPDTSSTAEADKKMLQNLLNRLDFSRKNMLAGLGELLDVAKDVLDVLVNDELQGWQLRQQRACIGAPDDTSLEQLEKWFTAETTCLFQVRKFLKKLDELMGKMTYLNDPLIAQKPLLQTRVDDLLTSLIKSSFVVETQPSMPQGKGPLVLRTNVQFSVKTRILVKIPEMNHAMKVTVSMDKEAPQVKGYRRFNVLGTCSKALNMAESMNGGMVADFRHLTLKEQKSGGGGKGITDLSLSVTEEMHMIYFDTVFDLADFSVSLETWSLPVVIISNSSQQQSAWASVLWFNMLSENVKNVLFFANCPVAPWSNFGEMLSWQFLSATKRGLNSSQLDMLAQKLFGKQESYEACKISWAKFSKENVPDTIFTFWVWFDGILGMVKNHLENIWKDGSIMGFVSKGKEKSLLKKKQRGTFLLRFSESIKDGGITFSWVDYSPTGEPTVHSVQPFTKVDLNQIPFHEIIRNFQIQIPENVPESPLLYLYPNTPKDKAFEKYYTVKSGADSPYIKYIKTRLVFVSRENTLGPMSPASSDMANGEGFEPVSVPALDPLLCSWIDCNSTQIEENVDMEFNEIFIDPTLFLTT, from the exons ATGGCACTGTGGGCGAAGCTCAATAAGCTGGACTCTGCCTACCGTAAGCAAGTAGATGACCTGTATGATGGAGACAACCTTCCCATGGACCTACGACATTACCTGGCTTCCTGGATAGAGACCCAGGATTG GGAGACTGCATCCCAAGATTATGACAGAGCCATGGTGTTGTTCCAGGTACTGATGGAAGAACTGGATATTCAGCACAGTCGCTTTGTCCAGGAAGACGACTTCTTACAGCAGCATAACATCAGACGCCATAAACACCACTTCCAG CGATATCAGGAACATCCATGCAATCTGGCCAATGTCATTCTCTGGTTCATGGCCAAGGAGAAAGAGATTCTGGATAATGCTGAGCTGGCAGAGCAG GTGAGCCAGATCCAGGTCCACCAGAACCCTATGGAGATTGACAGCCAAAGGAATGTGCAGCGTAAGGTGGACATACTCAGAAATAAAGTAGAG TGCATGGACCACACAGTGAAATGTCTGGAAGAACAGCAAGATGAATTTGATTTCAAATTCCAGACTCACGCAATGGAAggtcagctctcacacacatcgATGGTGAAAAATACGTGGACACCTGACACCT CTAGTACAGCTGAGGCGGATAAGAAGATGCTGCAGAATCTTCTTAACAGGCTGGATTTCTCAAGAAAG aACATGTTGGCAGGCCTGGGGGAGCTGTTGGATGTTGCTAAGGATGTTCTTGATGTCCTGGTGAACGATGAGCTGCAGGGGTGGCAGTTAAGGCAGCAGAGGGCCTGCATAGGAGCCCCAGACGACACCAGCCTAGAGCAGCTGGAAAAATG GTTCACGGCAGAGACGACCTGTCTATTCCAAGTACGAAAGTTCCTCAAGAAGCTGGATGAGTTGATGGGGAAGATGACTTACCTGAACGACCCTTTGATTGCTCAGAAACCTTTGTTGCAGACTAGAGTGGATGACCTGCTCACATCTCTCATCAAAAG TTCTTTTGTGGTGGAGACTCAGCCGTCAATGCCGCAGGGTAAAGGCCCCTTGGTTCTGCGCACTAATGTCCAGTTCTCTGTCAAGACCAG AATTCTTGTCAAGATTCCTGAGATGAACCATGCCATGAAGGTGACAGTGTCCATGGACAA GGAGGCCCCTCAGGTTAAAGG CTATAGACGATTTAATGTTCTGGGGACCTGCAGTAAAGCCTTGAACATGGCTGAAAGCATGAATGGGGGCATGGTGGCAGACTTCAGACATCTG actCTTAAGGAGCAGAAGTCAGGTGGAGGAGGCAAGGGTATTACTGAT TTGTCTCTCAGTGTTACAGAGGAGATGCATATGATCTACTTTGACACTGTGTTTGACCTGGCAGACTTTTCTGTGTCTCTGGAG acctggtctctccctgtggTCATCATCTCCAACTCCAGCCAGCAGCAGAGCGCCTgggcctctgtcctctggttcaATATGTTGAGTGAAAACGTAAAG AATGTCCTGTTTTTTGCAAATTGTCCTGTTGCCCCTTGGTCTAACTTTGGCGAAATGTTGAGCTGGCAGTTCCTGTCTGCTACCAAACGAGGCCTAAACTCTTCTCAGCTGGACATGCTTGCACAAAAACTTTTTG GAAAACAGGAAAGTTATGAAGCATGCAAAATCTCATGGGCCAAGTTTAGCAAG GAGAATGTTCCTGACACAATCTTCACATTCTGGGTGTGGTTTGATGGAATCCTGGGAATGGTGAAGAACCACCTGGAGAACATTTGGAAAGACGG CTCCATTATGGGTTTTGTGAGTAAAGGCAAAGAGAAGTCCCTGCTGAAGAAGAAACAGAGAGGCACATTCCTTCTGCGCTTCAGTGAGAGCATCAAAGATGGAGGCATCACCTTCTCCTGGGTGGACTACTCCCCTACTG GGGAGCCAACTGTCCACTCAGTGCAGCCCTTCACCAAGGTTGACCTCAACCAGATTCCCTTCCATGAGATCATCAGGAACTTCCAGATCCAGATACCTGAGAATGTTCCAGAAAGTCCTTTACTCTACCTCTACCCAAACACCCCCAAAGACAAGGCATTCGAGAAATATTACACAGTGAAGAGTGGAG CTGACAGTCCATACATAAAGTACATCAAAACCAGACTGGTTTTCGTCTCAAGGGA GAATACACTGGGCCCTATGTCGCCGGCCAGTTCAGACATGGCAAATGGTGAAGGCTTTGAACCAGTGTCCG TCCCCGCTTTGGACCCCCTCTTATGCTCCTGGATTGACTGTAATTCCACACAAATCGAGGAAAATGTGGATATGGAATTCAACGAGATCTTCATTGACCCCACTTTGTTTCTAACTACCTGA
- the stat2 gene encoding signal transducer and activator of transcription 2 isoform X3 produces the protein MALWAKLNKLDSAYRKQVDDLYDGDNLPMDLRHYLASWIETQDWETASQDYDRAMVLFQVLMEELDIQHSRFVQEDDFLQQHNIRRHKHHFQRYQEHPCNLANVILWFMAKEKEILDNAELAEQVSQIQVHQNPMEIDSQRNVQRKVDILRNKVECMDHTVKCLEEQQDEFDFKFQTHAMEGQLSHTSMVKNTWTPDTSSTAEADKKMLQNLLNRLDFSRKNMLAGLGELLDVAKDVLDVLVNDELQGWQLRQQRACIGAPDDTSLEQLEKWFTAETTCLFQVRKFLKKLDELMGKMTYLNDPLIAQKPLLQTRVDDLLTSLIKSSFVVETQPSMPQGKGPLVLRTNVQFSVKTRILVKIPEMNHAMKVTVSMDKEAPQVKGYRRFNVLGTCSKALNMAESMNGGMVADFRHLTLKEQKSGGGGKGITDLSLSVTEEMHMIYFDTVFDLADFSVSLETWSLPVVIISNSSQQQSAWASVLWFNMLSENVKNQDGKQESYEACKISWAKFSKENVPDTIFTFWVWFDGILGMVKNHLENIWKDGSIMGFVSKGKEKSLLKKKQRGTFLLRFSESIKDGGITFSWVDYSPTGEPTVHSVQPFTKVDLNQIPFHEIIRNFQIQIPENVPESPLLYLYPNTPKDKAFEKYYTVKSGADSPYIKYIKTRLVFVSRENTLGPMSPASSDMANGEGFEPVSVPALDPLLCSWIDCNSTQIEENVDMEFNEIFIDPTLFLTT, from the exons ATGGCACTGTGGGCGAAGCTCAATAAGCTGGACTCTGCCTACCGTAAGCAAGTAGATGACCTGTATGATGGAGACAACCTTCCCATGGACCTACGACATTACCTGGCTTCCTGGATAGAGACCCAGGATTG GGAGACTGCATCCCAAGATTATGACAGAGCCATGGTGTTGTTCCAGGTACTGATGGAAGAACTGGATATTCAGCACAGTCGCTTTGTCCAGGAAGACGACTTCTTACAGCAGCATAACATCAGACGCCATAAACACCACTTCCAG CGATATCAGGAACATCCATGCAATCTGGCCAATGTCATTCTCTGGTTCATGGCCAAGGAGAAAGAGATTCTGGATAATGCTGAGCTGGCAGAGCAG GTGAGCCAGATCCAGGTCCACCAGAACCCTATGGAGATTGACAGCCAAAGGAATGTGCAGCGTAAGGTGGACATACTCAGAAATAAAGTAGAG TGCATGGACCACACAGTGAAATGTCTGGAAGAACAGCAAGATGAATTTGATTTCAAATTCCAGACTCACGCAATGGAAggtcagctctcacacacatcgATGGTGAAAAATACGTGGACACCTGACACCT CTAGTACAGCTGAGGCGGATAAGAAGATGCTGCAGAATCTTCTTAACAGGCTGGATTTCTCAAGAAAG aACATGTTGGCAGGCCTGGGGGAGCTGTTGGATGTTGCTAAGGATGTTCTTGATGTCCTGGTGAACGATGAGCTGCAGGGGTGGCAGTTAAGGCAGCAGAGGGCCTGCATAGGAGCCCCAGACGACACCAGCCTAGAGCAGCTGGAAAAATG GTTCACGGCAGAGACGACCTGTCTATTCCAAGTACGAAAGTTCCTCAAGAAGCTGGATGAGTTGATGGGGAAGATGACTTACCTGAACGACCCTTTGATTGCTCAGAAACCTTTGTTGCAGACTAGAGTGGATGACCTGCTCACATCTCTCATCAAAAG TTCTTTTGTGGTGGAGACTCAGCCGTCAATGCCGCAGGGTAAAGGCCCCTTGGTTCTGCGCACTAATGTCCAGTTCTCTGTCAAGACCAG AATTCTTGTCAAGATTCCTGAGATGAACCATGCCATGAAGGTGACAGTGTCCATGGACAA GGAGGCCCCTCAGGTTAAAGG CTATAGACGATTTAATGTTCTGGGGACCTGCAGTAAAGCCTTGAACATGGCTGAAAGCATGAATGGGGGCATGGTGGCAGACTTCAGACATCTG actCTTAAGGAGCAGAAGTCAGGTGGAGGAGGCAAGGGTATTACTGAT TTGTCTCTCAGTGTTACAGAGGAGATGCATATGATCTACTTTGACACTGTGTTTGACCTGGCAGACTTTTCTGTGTCTCTGGAG acctggtctctccctgtggTCATCATCTCCAACTCCAGCCAGCAGCAGAGCGCCTgggcctctgtcctctggttcaATATGTTGAGTGAAAACGTAAAG AACCAAGATG GAAAACAGGAAAGTTATGAAGCATGCAAAATCTCATGGGCCAAGTTTAGCAAG GAGAATGTTCCTGACACAATCTTCACATTCTGGGTGTGGTTTGATGGAATCCTGGGAATGGTGAAGAACCACCTGGAGAACATTTGGAAAGACGG CTCCATTATGGGTTTTGTGAGTAAAGGCAAAGAGAAGTCCCTGCTGAAGAAGAAACAGAGAGGCACATTCCTTCTGCGCTTCAGTGAGAGCATCAAAGATGGAGGCATCACCTTCTCCTGGGTGGACTACTCCCCTACTG GGGAGCCAACTGTCCACTCAGTGCAGCCCTTCACCAAGGTTGACCTCAACCAGATTCCCTTCCATGAGATCATCAGGAACTTCCAGATCCAGATACCTGAGAATGTTCCAGAAAGTCCTTTACTCTACCTCTACCCAAACACCCCCAAAGACAAGGCATTCGAGAAATATTACACAGTGAAGAGTGGAG CTGACAGTCCATACATAAAGTACATCAAAACCAGACTGGTTTTCGTCTCAAGGGA GAATACACTGGGCCCTATGTCGCCGGCCAGTTCAGACATGGCAAATGGTGAAGGCTTTGAACCAGTGTCCG TCCCCGCTTTGGACCCCCTCTTATGCTCCTGGATTGACTGTAATTCCACACAAATCGAGGAAAATGTGGATATGGAATTCAACGAGATCTTCATTGACCCCACTTTGTTTCTAACTACCTGA
- the LOC124470757 gene encoding LOW QUALITY PROTEIN: G-protein coupled receptor 84-like (The sequence of the model RefSeq protein was modified relative to this genomic sequence to represent the inferred CDS: deleted 3 bases in 2 codons), translating to MLNITNDSFSCYDPSVEGYRYFGVLWGSFVSVVGTVGNILTILAFATDSLPAGLLRTRFNVLIVNLAVADILYCTLLQPVTIDSYLHLHWRGGPLWCRIFGLLVCLSKSVSILTLCLIAVSRYLLVARRPVFERVFSRRGLALLLPSTWVLTLASFGPFWSVYVFVPQVCTCSFHRTRGRPYTTILLIFYFFIGLGCVGFFYLLIYRRVRVAAKALVKYRFSRRSSRKKPHLIKAQGTEGDSGLGSGVATHGCEISSQGELAHNMSGDREEEHTGISSCSHTTTQGSAHASHSADPTGGEEPPPDFTPAPTPTHHGYTTPSAVQPSSSSEEDGELKRVTRMCFTVFLCFVFCFVPFLLLNMADKQGRAPQALHMFCDNLTWLNSCINPILYAAMNRQFGQAYKALLSRAASPLRSLWTH from the exons ATGCTAAACATCACAAATGACTCCTTCTCCTGTTATGATCCCTCAGTGGAGGGCTACCGCTACTTTGGCGTGCTCTGGGGGTCCTTTGTGTCAGTTGTCGGCACAGTGGGCAACATACTGACTATCCTGGCCTTCGCCACAGACTCGCTACCTGCTGGT CTACTAAGGACTCGCTTTAATGTGTTGATCGTCAACCTGGCAGTGGCTGACATCCTGTACTGCACCTTGCTACAGCCTGTCACCATCGACTCCTACCTGCACCTCCACTGGAGGGGCGGCCCTTTGTGGTGCAGGATCTTTGGCCTCCTCGTCTGCCTCTCCAAATCCGTCTCCATCCTCACTCTGTGTCTGATAGCAGTGAGCCGCTACCTGCTGGTTGCTAGAAGGCCCGTGTTTGAACGTGTGTTCTCTAGACGAGGCCTTGCCCTCCTTCTTCCCTCCACCTGGGTCCTGACATTGGCCAGCTTTGGCCCATTCTGGTCCGTTTATGTGTTTGTCCCACAAGTGTGCACATGCAGTTTTCACCGCACCAGAGGGCGCCCTTACACCACCATACTGCTCATCTTCTACTTCTTCATCGGCCTGGGCTGTGTAGGCTTCTTCTACCTGCTCATCTACCGGCGAGTCCGGGTGGCAGCTAAAGCACTGGTCAAGTACAGGTTCAGCCGACGCTCATCCAGGAAGAAGCCTCACCTCATAAAGGCACAGGGGACAGAAGGGGACAGTGGTCTAGGGAGTGGTGTGGCCACACATGGCTGTGAGATCAGCAGCCAGGGGGAACTAGCCCATAACATGagtggagacagagaagaggagcaTACTGGGATATCCTCCTGCTCTCACACAACTACCCAGGGCTCTGCTCATGCATCACATTCAGCTgaccctacaggaggagaggagccccccCCTGACTTCACCCCTGCACCAACCCCCACCCATCATGGCTACACC ACTCCCTCTGctgtccagccctcctcctcttcagaaGAGGATGGAGAGCTCAAACGTGTGACCCGGATGTGTTtcactgtgtttctgtgttttgttttctgttttgtaCCTTTTCTGCTCCTGAACATGGCAGACAAGCAGGGCCGAGCCCCCCAGGCCCTCCACATGTTCTGTGACAACCTGACATGGCTGAACAGTTGCATCAACCCCATTCTCTACGCTGCCATGAACCGTCAGTTTGGCCAGGCCTACAAAGCTCTGCTTAGCAGGGCTGCCAGCCCTCTCAGAAGTCTCTGGACACACTAG
- the LOC124470758 gene encoding G-protein coupled receptor 84-like has translation MLNITNDSFSCYDPSVQGYRYFGVLWGSFVSVVGTVGNILTILAFATDSRLRTRFNVLIVNLAVADILYCTVLQPVSIDSYLHLHWRGGPLWCRIFGLLLFLSNSVSILTLCLIAVSRYLLVARRPVFERVFSRRGLALLLPSTWALGLASFGPLWSVYVFVPQVCTCSFHRTRGRPYSTILLFFYFFIGLGCVGFFYLLIYRRVRVAAKALVKYRFSRRSSRKKPHLIKAQGTEGDSGLGSGVATHGCEISSQGELAHNMSGDREEEHTGISSSSHTTTQGSAHASHSADPTGGEEPPPALTPAPPPPIMATPTPSAVQPSSSSEEDGEFKRVTRMCFTVFLCFVFCFVPFLLLNMADKQGRAPQALHMFCANLTWLNSCINPILYAAMNRQFGQAYKALLSRAASPLRSLWTH, from the coding sequence ATGCTAAACATTACAAATGACTCCTTCTCCTGTTATGATCCCTCAGTGCAGGGCTACCGCTACTTTGGCGTGCTGTGGGGGTCCTTTGTGTCAGTTGTCGGCACAGTGGGCAACATACTGACTATCCTGGCCTTCGCCACAGACTCGCGACTAAGGACTCGCTTTAATGTGTTGATCGTCAACCTGGCAGTGGCTGACATCCTGTACTGCACCGTCTTACAGCCTGTGTCCATCGACTCTTACCTGCACCTCCACTGGAGGGGCGGCCCTTTGTGGTGCAGGATCTttggcctcctcctcttcctctccaattCCGTCTCCATCCTCACTCTGTGCCTGATAGCAGTGAGCCGCTACCTGCTGGTTGCTAGAAGGCCCGTGTTTGAACGTGTGTTCTCTAGACGAGGCCTTGCCCTCCTTCTTCCCTCCACCTGGGCCCTGGGTTTGGCCAGCTTTGGCCCACTCTGGTCCGTCTATGTGTTCGTCCCACAGGTGTGCACCTGCAGTTTTCACCGCACCAGAGGGCGCCCTTATTCCACCATACTGCTCTTCTTCTACTTCTTCATCGGCCTGGGCTGTGTAGGCTTCTTCTACCTGCTCATCTACCGGCGAGTCCGGGTGGCAGCTAAAGCACTGGTCAAGTACAGGTTCAGCCGACGCTCATCCAGGAAGAAGCCTCACCTCATAAAGGCACAGGGGACAGAAGGGGACAGTGGTCTAGGGAGTGGTGTGGCCACACATGGCTGTGAGATCAGCAGCCAGGGGGAACTAGCCCATAACATGagtggagacagagaagaggagcaTACTGGGATATCCTCCTCTTCTCACACAACTACCCAGGGCTCTGCTCATGCATCACATTCAGCTGACCctacagggggagaggagcccccccctgccctcacccctgcaccacccccacccatcaTGGCTACACCAACTCCCTCTGCTGTccagccttcctcctcttcagaaGAAGATGGAGAGTTCAAACGTGTGACCCGGATGTGTTtcactgtgtttctgtgttttgttttctgttttgtaCCTTTTCTGCTCCTGAACATGGCAGACAAGCAGGGCCGAGCCCCCCAGGCCCTCCACATGTTCTGTGCCAACCTGACCTGGCTGAACAGTTGCATCAACCCCATTCTCTACGCTGCCATGAACCGTCAGTTTGGCCAGGCCTACAAAGCTCTGCTTAGCAGGGCTGCCAGCCCTCTCAGAAGTCTCTGGACACACTAG